One Malus sylvestris chromosome 14, drMalSylv7.2, whole genome shotgun sequence DNA segment encodes these proteins:
- the LOC126599530 gene encoding flavin-containing monooxygenase FMO GS-OX-like 9: MASETYQSKNVCVIGAGPSGLVAARELRKEGHSVVVLEQNHDVGGQWLYDPNVEGEDPLGRSPTLKVHSSLYTSLRLISPREIMGFTDFPFAVKKGRDLRRFPGHTELLLYLKDFCDWFGLRELIRFNTRVSYVGMLNGDHVVGCKDLKWVVKSVEKKTESFVEEVFDAVVVATGHYSKPRLPSIKGMDAWKRKQMHSHIYRVPEPFRDEVVVVVGTSLSGQDISMELVDVAKAIYLSGKSLDISEGLSKVITKHENWHLRPQIDVLQEDGKVLFVDGSWIIADTIIYCTGYSYTFPFLDTKGIVAVDDDRVGPLYEHTFPPSLAPFLSFVGIPRKIIGFPFFESQAKWTAQLLSGKTTLPSRDDMMQSIKEFYHSRDVAGIPKHNTHDIAEFEYCDRYGDHIGFPHLEEWRKELCLSALRNADTDLETYRDSWDDHDLLQEALQSPHFTQLGPQDFDFPI; this comes from the exons ATGGCTTCTGAAACTTACCAATCCAAAAATGTATGCGTGATTGGAGCTGGACCCTCAGGGCTTGTAGCTGCAAGGGAGCTGAGGAAAGAAGGTCACAGTGTGGTGGTGTTGGAACAAAACCATGATGTGGGAGGGCAGTGGCTGTACGACCCAAATGTGGAGGGAGAGGATCCCTTAGGAAGGTCACCTACCCTAAAAGTGCATAGCAGTCTTTACACCTCTTTGAGGCTCATATCTCCAAGAGAGATCATGGGGTTCACTGACTTTCCATTTGCAGTCAAGAAAGGTAGGGACTTGAGGAGGTTTCCTGGCCATACGGAGCTTCTTTTGTACCTCAAGGATTTTTGTGATTGGTTTGGGTTGAGAGAGTTGATAAGGTTCAATACTAGGGTTTCATATGTGGGGATGTTGAATGGAGATCATGTAGTTGGTTGCAAAGATCTGAAATGGGTTGTGAAGAGTGTGGAGAAGAAGACCGAGAGTTTCGTGGAGGAGGTGTTTGATGCGGTGGTTGTGGCCACCGGTCATTACTCTAAGCCaaggttgccctccattaaag GAATGGATGCATGGAAGAGGAAGCAAATGCATAGTCACATTTACAGGGTTCCGGAGCCATTTCGTGATGAG gttgtggtggtggttggAACTTCACTAAGTGGGCAAGATATATCAATGGAACTAGTGGATGTGGCAAAGGCAATCTACCTCAGTGGCAAATCTCTTGACATATCTGAGGGCTTGTCCAAAGTCATTACCAAACATGAAAACTGGCACCTTCGTCCCCAG ATAGATGTACTTCAAGAAGACGGGAAGGTGTTATTTGTAGACGGTTCTTGGATCATTGCAGACACTATCATATATTGTACTGG GTATTCATACACATTTCCCTTTCTTGACACCAAAGGAATAGTAGCTGTGGATGATGACAGAGTGGGGCCTTTGTATGAGCATACCTTCCCTCCATCGCTTGCTCCCTTTTTATCATTTGTAGGCATTCCTAGAAAG ATCATAGGGTTTCCTTTTTTTGAGTCACAAGCAAAATGGACAGCTCAACTGCTCTCTGGCAAAACAACATTGCCATCAAGGGATGACATGATGCAGTCAATCAAGGAGTTCTACCACTCAAGGGATGTTGCTGGCATTCCGAAGCATAACACCCACGACATCGCCGAGTTCGAG TATTGTGATAGATATGGGGATCACATAGGGTTCCCACATTTGGAAGAATGGAGGAAAGAGCTTTGCCTTTCGGCACTAAGAAATGCTGACACCGACTTAGAAACATATAGGGATTCGTGGGATGATCATGATCTGCTTCAAGAGGCTCTTCAAAGTCCACATTTTACTCAACTTGGGCCTCAAGATTTTGATTTTCCTATTTAA